A single window of Streptomyces cathayae DNA harbors:
- a CDS encoding cytochrome P450 yields the protein MTSATATALGGADVEDRELDSFDLTDPLTYQTTDVHAMWRRFRTERPVHRHPATAAGPEFWVLSRYDDIMKVYKDDDDFTSERGNLLVTLLHGSDSAAGKMLAVTDGPRHAAIRKLMLKSFSPRALRHISEQVVQRTRLLLKGAVERGEADFARDVAEHIPIATICDLLGVPESDRAFLLGLNKQALSSSTADTSAEDSWLARNEILLYFGELAEERRKNPVDDVISVLATGLIDGKPLDEDEIVLNCYSLIIGGDETSRLSMIGGLQALMRHPEQWNALKQGEVTVESAVEEVLRWTTPGMHFGRRALRDVEVAGQRIAADDIVTLWNTSANRDEGVFDAPETFDLARTPNKHVSFGYGPHFCLGAFLGRVEINAMLDGLRTVADRVEPNGPVEPVFSNFLSGLESLPVRFEADREGLAQWD from the coding sequence ATGACCAGCGCCACCGCGACGGCACTGGGCGGAGCCGACGTCGAGGACCGTGAGCTCGACAGCTTCGACCTGACCGATCCCCTGACCTATCAGACGACCGACGTCCACGCCATGTGGCGCCGGTTCCGCACCGAGCGCCCGGTACACCGTCATCCGGCGACCGCGGCCGGACCCGAGTTCTGGGTCCTGTCCCGGTACGACGACATCATGAAGGTGTACAAGGACGACGACGACTTCACCTCCGAGCGGGGGAACCTGCTGGTCACGCTGTTGCACGGCAGTGACTCCGCGGCGGGCAAGATGCTCGCGGTCACCGACGGCCCCCGGCACGCGGCGATCCGCAAGCTGATGCTCAAGTCGTTCTCGCCGCGCGCCCTGCGGCACATCTCGGAGCAGGTCGTGCAGCGCACCCGCCTGCTCCTCAAGGGCGCGGTGGAGCGGGGCGAGGCGGACTTCGCGCGGGATGTCGCCGAGCACATCCCGATCGCCACCATCTGCGACCTGCTGGGCGTCCCCGAGTCGGACCGCGCCTTCCTGCTCGGCCTCAACAAGCAGGCACTCAGCTCCAGTACGGCCGACACCAGTGCCGAGGACTCCTGGCTCGCCCGCAACGAGATCCTCCTGTACTTCGGCGAGCTCGCCGAGGAGCGCAGGAAGAACCCGGTCGACGACGTCATCAGCGTGCTGGCCACCGGCCTGATCGACGGAAAGCCGCTCGACGAGGACGAGATCGTCCTGAACTGCTACAGCCTGATCATCGGCGGCGACGAGACCAGCCGGCTGTCGATGATCGGCGGGCTGCAGGCACTGATGCGTCACCCGGAGCAGTGGAACGCGCTGAAACAGGGCGAGGTCACGGTGGAAAGCGCGGTGGAAGAGGTGCTGCGCTGGACGACCCCGGGCATGCACTTCGGCCGCCGGGCGCTGCGGGACGTCGAGGTCGCGGGTCAGCGGATCGCCGCCGACGACATCGTCACCCTGTGGAACACCTCCGCCAACCGGGACGAGGGCGTCTTCGACGCCCCCGAGACGTTCGACCTGGCGCGCACCCCCAACAAGCACGTGTCGTTCGGCTACGGGCCGCATTTCTGTCTCGGTGCGTTCCTCGGCCGTGTCGAGATCAACGCCATGCTCGACGGACTGCGTACGGTGGCGGACCGCGTCGAGCCCAACGGCCCGGTGGAACCGGTGTTCTCCAACTTCCTCAGTGGTCTGGAGAGCCTGCCCGTCCGCTTCGAGGCGGACCGTGAAGGGCTCGCACAGTGGGACTGA
- a CDS encoding DUF3995 domain-containing protein, with protein sequence MSKARAETTSASAVPVSRWERTVGYCAVVAGLAYALPHLWWGLGIMFAYPDTPESVPDVAWQRMIAFWGMGAAATLAALATTALFRPWGDFFPRWLRIGAALTAGTGLTLWGLGYGYLRFFVAVGRVEPSAEVAASFGPWNFYWYPVFFVWGVSLALAGLHLRHRPRRPAAPGTDVPQPDGPARRAPSTTEVNS encoded by the coding sequence ATGTCGAAGGCACGAGCAGAGACCACCTCGGCGTCCGCGGTCCCGGTCTCCCGGTGGGAGCGGACCGTCGGGTACTGCGCTGTGGTCGCCGGGCTCGCCTACGCCCTGCCGCACCTGTGGTGGGGGCTGGGGATCATGTTCGCCTACCCCGACACCCCCGAGTCGGTGCCGGACGTGGCCTGGCAGCGCATGATCGCCTTCTGGGGCATGGGGGCGGCCGCCACGCTCGCCGCCCTCGCGACCACCGCTCTCTTCCGGCCCTGGGGGGACTTCTTCCCCCGGTGGCTCCGCATCGGGGCGGCCCTGACCGCCGGCACCGGGCTCACCCTGTGGGGACTCGGCTACGGCTACCTGCGGTTCTTCGTCGCCGTGGGCAGGGTCGAGCCGAGCGCGGAAGTGGCCGCCTCCTTCGGGCCCTGGAACTTCTACTGGTATCCCGTGTTCTTCGTCTGGGGCGTTTCGCTGGCGCTCGCCGGTCTCCATCTGCGCCACCGCCCCCGCCGCCCCGCCGCCCCCGGGACCGACGTCCCGCAGCCGGACGGACCGGCCCGGAGGGCACCGTCAACCACCGAGGTGAACTCGTGA
- a CDS encoding ATP-binding cassette domain-containing protein — MTNAIEAEGLRKSYKGHEALSGVSLSVPEGTVLGLLGPNGAGKTTTVRILATLLRPEEGRATVAGFDALRQPKEVRRRIGLTGQYAALDERLTGRENLRLIGTLLHLGKGPSRRRADELLERFELSEAADRVVRTYSGGMRRRLDLAASLMVDPPVLFLDEPTTGLDPSSRLVLWGMIREQVAKGVTVLLTTQYLEEADQLADRIVVIDSGKVIADGTADQLKQKVGNERLEVAAVAAEDTSRVVAAIGARLATSPSVAEDGRTVSVPLPNGIGGVAAAAAAVEELGVDIAEFAVRRPSLDDVFMTLTGQTAKERDSA, encoded by the coding sequence GTGACGAACGCCATCGAGGCCGAAGGCCTCCGCAAGAGTTACAAGGGGCACGAGGCACTGAGCGGGGTGTCCCTCTCCGTGCCCGAGGGAACGGTCCTCGGACTGCTCGGCCCCAACGGTGCGGGCAAGACCACCACCGTCCGTATCCTGGCCACTCTGCTCCGGCCCGAGGAGGGCCGCGCGACGGTGGCCGGATTCGACGCCCTCAGACAGCCCAAGGAGGTACGCCGCCGGATCGGCCTCACCGGCCAGTACGCGGCCCTCGACGAACGGCTCACCGGCCGCGAGAACCTGCGGCTCATCGGCACTCTGCTCCACCTGGGCAAGGGCCCCTCGCGCCGGAGGGCGGACGAGTTGCTGGAGCGGTTCGAGCTCTCCGAGGCCGCCGACCGGGTGGTACGGACCTACTCCGGCGGCATGCGTCGGCGACTGGACCTGGCGGCCAGCCTGATGGTCGACCCGCCGGTCCTCTTTCTCGACGAGCCGACCACCGGACTCGACCCCAGCAGCCGGCTCGTGCTGTGGGGGATGATCCGGGAGCAGGTGGCCAAGGGCGTCACCGTCCTGCTGACCACCCAGTACCTGGAGGAGGCCGACCAGCTCGCCGACCGCATCGTGGTGATCGACTCCGGCAAGGTGATCGCCGACGGCACCGCCGACCAGCTGAAGCAGAAGGTCGGCAACGAGCGCCTCGAGGTCGCCGCGGTCGCCGCCGAGGACACCTCCCGGGTGGTGGCCGCGATCGGTGCCCGGCTCGCGACCAGCCCGTCGGTGGCCGAGGACGGCCGCACCGTGTCGGTGCCGTTGCCCAACGGCATCGGCGGTGTCGCCGCCGCGGCAGCAGCGGTCGAGGAACTCGGCGTCGACATAGCGGAGTTCGCCGTTCGGCGCCCTTCGCTCGACGATGTTTTCATGACGCTGACCGGCCAGACGGCCAAGGAGAGGGATTCGGCGTGA
- a CDS encoding ABC transporter permease, producing the protein MTETLSDVRALVGRHFRHIYRIPEQLISVTIMPIAFVLIFGMLFGSAMTVEGGSYQEYIMAGIFIQVMMANISQTALGVVGDLSNGLVDRFRSLPISRSAVLIGRTTADMALAAWSCVLMAGVGYLIGWRIHNGLPKALAAFGLLLLLGFAMSWLGALLGLALRSTESVNALAFMAMMPLVFLSNAFVPPDGLPTWLRVVAEWNPVSMVVTACRQLFGNPTVGVGTGLPAEHPIAMSLLLIGVILAVVVPLSGRAYSTATAR; encoded by the coding sequence GTGACCGAGACACTGAGTGACGTACGGGCGTTGGTGGGCCGCCACTTCCGGCACATCTACCGCATACCCGAGCAGCTGATCAGCGTCACCATCATGCCGATCGCCTTCGTGCTGATCTTCGGCATGCTGTTCGGCAGCGCCATGACGGTGGAGGGCGGCAGCTACCAGGAATACATCATGGCGGGCATCTTCATCCAGGTGATGATGGCCAACATCTCCCAGACGGCCCTGGGCGTCGTCGGGGACCTGAGCAACGGCCTGGTGGACCGCTTCCGTTCACTGCCGATCTCCCGCTCCGCGGTACTGATCGGCCGTACCACGGCGGACATGGCGCTCGCCGCCTGGTCCTGCGTCCTGATGGCCGGTGTCGGCTATCTCATCGGCTGGCGCATCCACAACGGACTGCCCAAGGCCCTCGCGGCGTTCGGGCTGCTGCTCCTGCTCGGCTTCGCCATGTCGTGGCTGGGCGCACTGCTCGGTCTGGCGCTGCGCAGCACCGAATCGGTCAACGCCCTGGCGTTCATGGCGATGATGCCGCTGGTGTTCCTGTCCAACGCGTTCGTCCCGCCCGACGGGCTGCCGACATGGCTGAGGGTCGTCGCCGAATGGAACCCGGTCAGCATGGTGGTCACCGCCTGCCGGCAGCTCTTCGGCAACCCCACCGTGGGCGTCGGCACGGGGCTGCCGGCCGAGCACCCCATCGCGATGTCGCTGCTCCTGATCGGTGTCATCCTCGCCGTGGTCGTCCCGCTGTCGGGCCGCGCCTACAGCACGGCGACCGCCCGCTGA
- a CDS encoding ABC1 kinase family protein, producing MTAFVVVLTAVGTIALGLVILGFGARRLLGLRIGVLRSLLTGCTGLLTIGLVSSAMGPAAAGPVLGTVQVGCALLAAMIFLALSEAVVPSGSVGGIVRWPRSVKRRVARTQRFTELSRIALRHGLGRLPRLSGLTRPATGATRTEHARALRMALEEAGTTFVKLGQMLSTRYDLLPAEFIDELSLLQCSAAAEHWDDIEQALTEDLGAPPGEVFAEFDTVPLAAGSVAQVHRARLRDGRAVAVKVQRPRARQVVERDLDILLWLARRADERTAWGRSVGVTGLARGFAASLREELDFRTEARNTREVAAARGADAGQHPSEDPAPRPAVKIPAVHDGLTTARVLVVEWLDGKTLDRAAEYADARGLDRTVLAGALLDCVLAQIMSDGVFHADPHPGNIMLLDDGRPGLLDFGCAGRIDRVLRSALRDLLVAIHRNDQQALCDALLELVEHRPEPADENRLARDLGRFMARHLLPGSRPDRDMFAALFLLVTKYGLVVPGEIAAVFRSLSTLEASLGRLVPDYDIIAEARRFATSQARRKLAPGSLGRAAADEMLTLLPVLRRLPRRVDRITEILEQGRLNVNVRVLADERDRDFVRGIVHDVLLAFSGGAAGVVGVMLLRTPGGPEITPSVGLFEVLGCNMLLVASVLTLRVLFTLSRGRR from the coding sequence TTGACCGCGTTCGTCGTCGTCCTGACCGCTGTGGGCACCATCGCCCTCGGTCTGGTGATACTCGGTTTCGGGGCGCGCAGACTGCTCGGTCTGCGGATCGGCGTGCTGCGTTCCCTGCTCACCGGATGCACCGGGCTGCTCACCATCGGACTGGTGAGTTCCGCGATGGGGCCCGCCGCGGCGGGCCCCGTGCTGGGGACCGTCCAGGTGGGCTGCGCCCTGCTGGCCGCCATGATCTTCCTGGCCCTGTCCGAGGCGGTGGTGCCCAGCGGGTCGGTCGGCGGCATCGTCCGCTGGCCCCGCTCGGTGAAGCGCCGGGTGGCGCGCACCCAGCGCTTCACCGAGCTCAGCAGGATCGCCCTCCGGCACGGGCTGGGCCGCCTCCCGCGGCTGTCCGGCCTGACCCGCCCGGCGACGGGCGCCACCCGGACGGAGCACGCCCGTGCCCTGCGGATGGCCCTGGAGGAGGCGGGCACCACCTTCGTCAAACTCGGCCAGATGCTCTCCACCCGCTACGACCTGCTGCCCGCCGAGTTCATCGACGAACTGAGCCTGCTCCAGTGCTCGGCGGCCGCCGAGCACTGGGACGACATCGAACAGGCGCTCACCGAGGACCTCGGAGCCCCACCGGGCGAGGTGTTCGCCGAGTTCGACACCGTGCCGCTGGCGGCCGGCTCCGTCGCCCAGGTGCACCGGGCGAGGCTGCGGGACGGCCGGGCGGTCGCCGTCAAGGTGCAGCGCCCCCGGGCCCGCCAGGTGGTGGAACGCGACCTGGACATCCTTCTGTGGCTCGCCCGGAGGGCCGACGAACGCACCGCGTGGGGCCGTTCCGTCGGAGTCACCGGACTGGCCCGGGGCTTCGCCGCCTCCCTCCGGGAGGAACTCGACTTCCGCACCGAGGCCCGCAACACCCGGGAGGTCGCCGCCGCACGGGGGGCCGATGCGGGACAGCACCCGTCGGAAGATCCGGCCCCGCGCCCGGCAGTGAAGATCCCCGCCGTCCACGACGGTCTGACCACCGCCCGCGTGCTGGTGGTGGAGTGGCTGGACGGGAAGACGCTCGACAGGGCCGCCGAGTACGCCGACGCCCGCGGACTCGACCGGACGGTGCTCGCCGGAGCCCTGTTGGACTGTGTTCTCGCGCAGATCATGTCGGACGGCGTCTTCCACGCCGATCCGCACCCGGGCAACATCATGCTGCTGGACGACGGACGACCGGGACTGCTGGACTTCGGCTGCGCCGGTCGTATCGACCGGGTGCTGCGTTCGGCGCTGCGCGACCTGCTGGTCGCGATCCACCGCAACGACCAGCAGGCCCTCTGCGACGCGCTGCTGGAGCTGGTGGAGCACCGGCCGGAACCGGCCGACGAGAACCGGCTGGCCCGTGACCTGGGCCGGTTCATGGCCCGGCACCTGCTTCCGGGGAGCCGGCCGGACCGGGACATGTTCGCCGCGCTGTTCCTGCTGGTGACCAAGTACGGACTCGTCGTGCCCGGCGAGATCGCAGCCGTGTTCCGTTCCCTGTCGACGCTGGAGGCGTCCCTCGGCCGGCTGGTCCCCGACTACGACATCATCGCCGAGGCCCGCCGGTTCGCGACCTCCCAGGCCCGGCGGAAGCTGGCCCCGGGGAGCCTCGGACGGGCGGCCGCGGACGAGATGCTCACGCTGCTGCCGGTCCTGCGCCGGCTGCCGCGCCGGGTGGACCGCATCACGGAGATCCTGGAGCAGGGACGGCTGAACGTGAACGTCCGGGTGCTGGCCGACGAACGTGACCGGGACTTCGTCCGTGGCATCGTCCACGACGTACTGCTGGCCTTCAGCGGCGGTGCGGCCGGGGTGGTCGGGGTGATGCTGCTGCGGACGCCCGGCGGGCCGGAGATCACCCCGTCGGTCGGACTGTTCGAGGTGCTCGGGTGCAATATGCTCCTCGTCGCCTCGGTGCTGACGCTACGGGTGCTGTTCACGCTCTCCCGCGGCCGCCGCTGA
- a CDS encoding MMPL family transporter, translating to MFGRIGRFAVHRPWLTIVAWLVATVAAVALAPQLKSTNDQADFLPSHYESVRVTELQQRAFPTAEQPSAIAVFQRADGGKLSPADLAEVTRIAGALQAEGYAKVKSVLASPEAVSPNGKVALASVFATTENHYDQKLFESVKQLRADAKPLLAKSGLSMGVTGPTASGLDNLESSGNTDAMIMLATLVLIVVLLLLIFRSPLIALLPVLLILLVFVVATGLIATAAELGGLQADNSVSAILIVVLFGVGTDYILFLLFRYREQLREGQEAKEAMIDAVTRVGETIASAAGAVIVAFLALVLSTMGMLRAMGPSLAIAVAVTLLASLTLVPAVFSLLGTKAFWPSKAWKKQPRNALAGRLGTLVSRRPRLLAGLSGGLLAVMSVAAFGFSAEFDSESSLPQNLESVQASKDLRNGFSAGQTDPSLVLVASKDGSRLDPADLETFREQLSGVEGVGDVSPAMLGTAGDAAQFSVVLDFRPAEEAAIDLVSGDLRDTAHRVAPEGTEALVGGTSAVLADIRTAVEHDYSLVFPIAGIAIMVILGLLLRSAVAPWYLIVAVGLGFGATLGSTVLVFQQIKGENGLMFALPVFVYLFVVAIGTDYNILMVARLREEIARGRTQQEAVRLAVTHSAPTIGAAAVILAGTFGVLMLAANSMLQQLGFAVSFGILIAAFVMALVLVPAVTSLLGERAWWPGRDRREPAESDEAVPTSAPEPATT from the coding sequence ATGTTCGGACGGATAGGGCGGTTCGCCGTCCACCGGCCCTGGCTGACGATCGTCGCCTGGCTCGTCGCGACCGTCGCCGCGGTCGCGCTGGCGCCGCAGCTGAAGAGCACCAACGACCAGGCGGACTTCCTGCCGTCCCACTACGAGTCGGTGCGTGTCACGGAGCTGCAGCAGCGCGCGTTCCCGACGGCGGAGCAGCCCTCCGCCATCGCGGTGTTCCAACGCGCCGACGGGGGCAAGCTCTCTCCGGCCGACCTGGCGGAGGTGACCCGGATCGCCGGGGCCCTGCAGGCGGAGGGCTACGCCAAGGTGAAGTCGGTCCTCGCGAGCCCCGAGGCGGTCTCGCCCAACGGCAAGGTGGCGCTGGCGAGTGTCTTCGCCACGACGGAGAACCACTACGACCAGAAGCTCTTCGAGTCGGTGAAGCAGCTCCGGGCGGACGCCAAGCCGCTGCTCGCGAAGAGCGGCCTGAGCATGGGGGTGACCGGGCCGACCGCCAGCGGGCTGGACAACCTCGAGTCCTCCGGCAACACCGATGCGATGATCATGCTGGCGACCCTGGTGCTGATCGTGGTGCTGCTGCTGTTGATCTTCCGCAGTCCGCTCATCGCGCTGCTGCCGGTGCTGCTGATTCTTCTGGTGTTCGTGGTGGCCACCGGGCTGATCGCCACCGCCGCCGAACTCGGCGGGCTCCAGGCCGACAACTCGGTCTCCGCCATCCTCATCGTGGTGCTGTTCGGCGTCGGCACCGACTACATCCTGTTCCTGCTCTTCCGGTACCGCGAGCAGTTGCGGGAGGGGCAGGAAGCCAAGGAGGCCATGATCGACGCGGTGACCCGGGTCGGCGAGACCATCGCCTCCGCGGCCGGCGCGGTCATCGTCGCCTTCCTCGCCCTGGTGCTCTCCACCATGGGCATGCTGCGCGCCATGGGTCCGTCGCTGGCCATCGCCGTGGCCGTCACCCTGCTGGCCTCCCTCACTCTCGTACCCGCCGTCTTCTCGCTGCTGGGCACCAAAGCGTTCTGGCCGTCCAAGGCGTGGAAGAAGCAGCCCAGGAACGCCCTCGCCGGCCGGCTCGGCACCCTCGTCTCCCGGCGGCCCCGCCTCCTCGCGGGTCTCTCCGGCGGCCTGCTGGCCGTCATGAGCGTGGCCGCGTTCGGCTTCAGCGCCGAGTTCGACAGCGAGAGCTCGCTGCCGCAGAACCTGGAGTCCGTCCAGGCGTCCAAGGACCTCAGGAACGGCTTCTCCGCCGGGCAGACCGACCCCTCCCTGGTGCTCGTCGCCTCCAAGGACGGCTCCCGGCTCGACCCGGCCGACCTGGAGACGTTCCGCGAACAGCTCTCCGGGGTCGAGGGCGTCGGAGACGTCTCCCCGGCCATGCTCGGCACCGCCGGGGACGCGGCGCAGTTCAGCGTGGTCCTGGACTTCCGCCCCGCCGAGGAGGCGGCCATCGACCTGGTCTCCGGAGACCTGCGCGACACCGCGCACCGGGTGGCGCCCGAGGGCACCGAGGCGCTCGTCGGCGGCACCAGCGCGGTCCTCGCGGACATCCGCACCGCCGTGGAGCACGACTACTCGCTGGTCTTCCCGATCGCCGGCATCGCCATCATGGTGATTCTCGGACTCCTGCTGCGCAGCGCCGTCGCGCCCTGGTACCTGATCGTGGCCGTGGGCCTCGGGTTCGGTGCCACCCTCGGCTCGACCGTCCTGGTCTTCCAGCAGATCAAGGGCGAGAACGGGCTGATGTTCGCGCTGCCCGTGTTCGTCTACCTCTTCGTGGTGGCGATCGGTACCGACTACAACATCCTCATGGTGGCCCGCCTCCGCGAGGAGATCGCCCGGGGCAGGACCCAGCAGGAGGCCGTCCGGCTCGCCGTGACCCACTCGGCGCCCACCATCGGGGCCGCCGCCGTCATCCTGGCCGGCACCTTCGGCGTGCTGATGCTGGCCGCCAACAGCATGCTCCAGCAGCTGGGCTTCGCGGTGTCGTTCGGCATCCTGATCGCCGCCTTCGTGATGGCGCTCGTCCTGGTACCGGCGGTCACCTCGCTGCTCGGTGAACGGGCCTGGTGGCCGGGTCGCGACCGTCGGGAACCGGCGGAGAGCGACGAGGCCGTGCCGACGTCGGCACCCGAGCCGGCCACGACGTGA
- a CDS encoding polyprenyl synthetase family protein has protein sequence MNLLSAPEHRSLVSGLAIDDPALRDRLAERLRSVEQHLRERTARTADPRVAPLVGHLVATGGKRLRPLLVLLGAEFGDAESEGAVDAAVLAELVHVSSLYHDDVIDNADTRHGAASANARWGNRRAVFAGDWLLAQAAQLACALGPHAVRMNAVTADRLVQGQMLELLGPDSGTAPLDHYFQVTAGKSASLIALSLRLGALQAGASAAYVDALAEYGEQLGLAFQISDDLLDIEAPASSSGKEPGKDVEAGVLSLPVLLALFDDEPGDGELRALLAAGPAAGTHPHRRALELLRDSPALATAEAMMDDRLALARTALAALPPTPARWVLGSLCDFVAHRRG, from the coding sequence ATGAACCTGTTGAGCGCCCCGGAGCACCGTTCCCTCGTGTCCGGACTGGCCATCGACGACCCGGCACTGCGGGACCGGCTGGCCGAGCGTCTGCGAAGCGTCGAACAGCACCTCCGGGAGCGCACCGCCCGTACCGCCGACCCCCGTGTCGCCCCGCTCGTCGGGCATCTCGTGGCCACCGGCGGAAAGCGGCTGCGGCCCCTTCTGGTCCTGCTGGGTGCGGAGTTCGGGGATGCGGAGAGCGAGGGGGCCGTCGACGCGGCCGTCCTGGCCGAACTCGTCCATGTTTCCTCCCTCTACCACGACGACGTCATCGACAACGCCGACACCCGGCACGGGGCGGCCAGCGCCAACGCCCGCTGGGGGAACCGCCGCGCGGTGTTCGCCGGGGACTGGCTCCTCGCCCAGGCCGCCCAGCTGGCCTGCGCACTCGGGCCGCACGCGGTGCGGATGAACGCGGTGACCGCCGACCGGCTGGTGCAGGGCCAGATGCTGGAGCTGCTCGGCCCGGATTCCGGGACCGCTCCCCTGGACCACTACTTCCAGGTGACGGCCGGCAAGTCCGCGTCCCTGATCGCCCTGTCGCTGCGACTCGGTGCCCTGCAGGCGGGCGCGTCCGCCGCGTACGTCGACGCTCTCGCCGAGTACGGCGAGCAACTGGGCCTCGCCTTCCAGATATCCGACGACCTCCTCGACATCGAGGCACCCGCCTCCTCATCGGGCAAGGAACCGGGAAAGGACGTGGAGGCCGGGGTGCTCAGTCTCCCTGTGCTGCTCGCCCTGTTCGACGACGAACCGGGCGACGGTGAGCTGCGTGCCCTGCTCGCCGCCGGGCCGGCCGCCGGGACGCACCCGCACCGCCGGGCGTTGGAACTCCTGCGGGACTCCCCCGCGCTCGCCACGGCCGAGGCCATGATGGACGATCGCCTGGCCCTGGCCCGTACCGCCCTCGCAGCCCTGCCGCCGACCCCTGCACGCTGGGTCCTCGGCTCGCTCTGCGACTTCGTGGCCCACCGCAGGGGCTGA
- a CDS encoding AfsR/SARP family transcriptional regulator: MNGLEPSVFRVLGSVEAEAGGRAVTLGGAKQRTVLAAMLLAGGRPLSDDRLKALLWGCEPPATATAQLYTYVSRLRKCLGTDIHLERHAHAYRLDTRGAFFDWTVFESLVDRGRADLTAGRYTAAADRLGQALALRRGPVLSDVTVHLRERQRPLLDEALLSTREDRIEAELALGGHDAAVPQLMRLVMENPLRERLLGQLMTALHRCGRQAEALAVYERGRRMLRDELGVDPGRALRDIRQAVLTGTLARSVARGEAELSGTALALPDGGPRSAVARARARDRGAWNGVVPAMLPADVADFSGRRRELAALMADLRRAGPSPLVVTGAAGTGTSALAVHAAHRARQSFPDGQLHADLSGGSGRPRSPGEVLGWFLRAMGVAEHELPASTEERGQLYRSLLADRRMLVLLDNAVDDRQVRPLLPGTDGCRTLITGRDSFTTLPGVRPVPLGPMSAREGHRMLSAIVGPERTGDEPDAAARIVELCDRLPLALRIVAARLAAHPRRRLAAAAARLEPEERRLDELREGDLDIRAALSSGHRRVTGPVRTALGVLASGCPDVFDSQEAANALSCLEEDAEDALETLAAARLLEVSGPAPHRYRLTPLVRLFAREQSRGGPASPGTPDGGRRPVIC, translated from the coding sequence GTGAACGGCCTCGAGCCGTCCGTGTTCCGCGTACTCGGGTCGGTCGAGGCCGAGGCCGGCGGACGGGCGGTCACCCTCGGCGGAGCGAAGCAGCGCACGGTTCTCGCGGCGATGCTGCTCGCCGGGGGCCGGCCGCTCTCCGACGACCGGCTCAAGGCCCTGCTGTGGGGGTGCGAACCGCCCGCCACGGCGACGGCCCAGCTCTACACCTACGTCTCCCGGCTCAGGAAGTGCCTGGGTACCGACATCCACCTGGAGCGGCACGCCCACGCCTACCGACTGGACACACGGGGCGCCTTCTTCGACTGGACGGTTTTCGAGAGCCTGGTGGACCGCGGTCGCGCGGACCTGACGGCGGGCCGCTACACCGCGGCCGCCGACCGTCTCGGGCAGGCGCTCGCGTTACGGCGCGGGCCGGTCCTCTCCGATGTCACCGTCCACCTCAGGGAACGCCAGCGGCCCTTGCTGGACGAGGCCCTCCTCTCCACGCGGGAAGACCGGATCGAAGCCGAACTGGCCCTGGGAGGCCACGACGCGGCGGTTCCGCAGCTGATGCGGCTCGTGATGGAGAACCCCCTGCGCGAGCGGCTGCTCGGCCAGCTCATGACCGCTCTGCACCGGTGCGGCCGGCAGGCGGAGGCCCTCGCGGTGTACGAGCGCGGCCGACGGATGCTCCGTGACGAGCTGGGGGTGGACCCGGGCCGGGCCCTGCGTGACATCCGGCAGGCCGTGCTGACGGGCACGCTCGCGCGGTCCGTCGCGCGCGGGGAAGCGGAGCTCTCCGGCACGGCGCTCGCCCTGCCGGACGGTGGGCCCCGCTCCGCGGTGGCACGGGCGCGGGCGCGCGACCGCGGCGCCTGGAACGGTGTCGTGCCCGCGATGCTGCCCGCCGACGTCGCGGACTTCTCCGGTCGCCGCCGGGAACTGGCCGCCCTCATGGCCGACCTGCGCCGAGCAGGGCCCTCCCCCCTCGTGGTGACGGGCGCCGCGGGTACCGGCACATCGGCCCTGGCCGTGCACGCGGCGCACCGGGCACGGCAGAGCTTCCCGGACGGGCAGCTTCATGCCGACCTGTCCGGAGGGTCCGGACGCCCCCGCTCCCCCGGCGAGGTACTCGGCTGGTTCCTCCGGGCCATGGGCGTCGCGGAGCACGAACTTCCGGCGTCTACGGAGGAGCGCGGCCAGCTCTACCGCAGCCTGCTCGCCGACCGCCGGATGCTGGTGCTCCTGGACAACGCCGTGGACGACCGCCAGGTCCGCCCGCTGCTGCCCGGCACGGACGGCTGCCGCACGCTGATCACCGGCCGGGACTCCTTCACCACCCTGCCGGGAGTGCGTCCGGTCCCCCTCGGCCCGATGAGCGCCAGGGAGGGCCACCGGATGCTGAGCGCGATCGTGGGGCCCGAACGGACCGGGGACGAGCCCGACGCGGCCGCCCGCATCGTCGAACTGTGCGACCGGCTGCCGCTCGCCCTGCGGATCGTGGCGGCCCGGCTGGCTGCGCACCCGCGCCGACGACTCGCGGCGGCGGCGGCCCGGCTCGAACCGGAGGAACGCAGGCTCGACGAACTGCGGGAGGGCGACCTGGACATCCGGGCGGCGCTGTCCTCCGGTCACCGGCGGGTGACCGGACCGGTGCGCACGGCCTTGGGTGTCCTGGCGTCCGGCTGCCCCGACGTCTTCGACTCGCAGGAGGCGGCGAACGCCCTCAGCTGCCTGGAGGAGGACGCCGAGGACGCTCTGGAGACGCTGGCCGCCGCCCGCCTGCTGGAGGTGTCCGGTCCGGCCCCGCACCGCTACCGCCTCACGCCGCTGGTCCGCCTCTTCGCCCGCGAGCAGAGCCGCGGGGGACCGGCTTCACCCGGCACGCCGGACGGCGGGCGACGACCGGTCATCTGCTGA